The following is a genomic window from Candidatus Omnitrophota bacterium.
AATAAGGCACGACAACCATATTGGCAAAAATGGCTATGGGCGAGACAATGCCGAAATAATGCCAAACCGGCAGGGCAGTGCCCAGCCAGGCAGCCAGGGATACGCAAAACGCGAGTATTGGAAACTTCACTATCCTCTTCTTCAATAACACCTCCGGAAATAGCCGGCGTATCCTGGGAGACAGCCAGACAATGGAAAGCACGCTTATAAACGAGAGTTGAAACCCTATGTCAAATAACTGGTTAGGATTTATAAGCAGTATGATAAACGCGGCGATGGCAAGGGAATTATAAATATTCACCTCCCGCTCCAGCACATAACCCAAAAGCATAACCTCCGCCATCAGCGTTGCCCTGACAACCGAAACCCTGGCACCGGTAAGCAGGCAATAAAATGCCAGCAGGGACATCGTGATAATGAAACGCGGCTTTCTGGATATCCTAAGGGACTTAAGCAGCGATAAAAAGATGAAAGCGGCTATCCCTGTATGCAGGCCCGATACCGCGAGTATGTGGACTGTGCCGGTCCTCATAAACAACTCATTGACCTGCCGCGGCGGCGCCCTTCTTTCGCCAAGCAGCATCGCGCTGTACAGATTGGCTGAGACCGGAGAAAGATAATCGTTCAATATAGCGATCAGCCTGTTTTTCAAAGATACGGCTGCCTGCTTTATAATGCTGCCCCGGTTATGTGAAATCACTTTGATCCCCGATCCCGTATTAACAGTCGCTATTGAATATATGCCATTCCGCCTCAGATACGCCCGGTAATCAAACCTTCCGTCACCGAAGTTATACGGCCAGTCGATCTTGCCTGTTATTGAGACCTCGTCGCCAAAACGCGCGTTCATATCGGCGGGCATCCTTACCAGAGCCTTGCCTGCGACAGCAAATTCCCTGCTATTGAATATAATCCTTTTAGCATCCAAC
Proteins encoded in this region:
- a CDS encoding ComEC/Rec2 family competence protein; the protein is MKYPLIGITVSLIAGILAAHFFPLPLSAFLILTAAALAANFVFFRRRAYSAVPAQALFFFLGALLYANTKVLPHNHVSNFNYVTEAIDIVGIVAEEPREIGNKRQAFVLDAKRIIFNSREFAVAGKALVRMPADMNARFGDEVSITGKIDWPYNFGDGRFDYRAYLRRNGIYSIATVNTGSGIKVISHNRGSIIKQAAVSLKNRLIAILNDYLSPVSANLYSAMLLGERRAPPRQVNELFMRTGTVHILAVSGLHTGIAAFIFLSLLKSLRISRKPRFIITMSLLAFYCLLTGARVSVVRATLMAEVMLLGYVLEREVNIYNSLAIAAFIILLINPNQLFDIGFQLSFISVLSIVWLSPRIRRLFPEVLLKKRIVKFPILAFCVSLAAWLGTALPVWHYFGIVSPIAIFANMVVVPYLSIVVASGFLLLAFSFMIPALCGIVAATCELLISALLIFNSCLSGIPHAYFS